In the Afipia sp. GAS231 genome, CCGGCCCAGAACAGCGAGGTCAGGGTCAGCAGAATATACGGCTGGTTGTTGAGCCAGCGGACCGGACCTGGGGACGGCGCTGAAGGGGCGGGCTGGGACATGATCTCTGACAACGTTGCGCCGGAATCATATCGCGCGACAAGTCCCGCGCCTGCAATGCTACAATGTGCAAGGTTCTGTTGAATTGAGGCTCTGTTGAATCAAGGCTCTGTTGGTTGCCGGGGAGCAAAAAATGGGCGTCGATCTGTTGAACGTCAGGGGTCTCGAAGCGATGGAGCTTCAGGCGCCGGTGGTGATGGTGAACCTGATGCGATTCCGCGAGCGCTCGCTCGACGGCGACGGCTCCGGCTGGGACGCCTATCTGCGCTACAGTGCGCTGACGGTGCCGATGATCAAGGCGCGCGGCGGCACGCTGCTGTGGACCGGCGACGCCAAGGCGGTGGCGCTGGGCGCCGAGGCCGGCAATCAGTGGGATTATCTGGCGCTGGTGTATTATCCTGATGTGGCGGCGTTCATCGACATGATGACGTCGACGGATTACGAGACGAACTGCGATCCGCACCGCACCAATGGTTGCGCCGAGCATGTGATCATCGCGACGAAGGAAGCGTACAGCAAGTTCAAGGTGGGGTAGTTACTGCCGTCATTGCGAGCGCAGCGAAGCAATCCAGACTTTCTTCTCGGATAGATGGATTGCTTCGTCGCTTCGCTCCTCGCAATGACGGGAGCTAAAACTTCCTTACCAGATCCGGCGTGATCTCGCTCAGCTTGCGAATCCCGAGCAGTGCGAGGTCGCGGTC is a window encoding:
- a CDS encoding DUF1330 domain-containing protein, encoding MGVDLLNVRGLEAMELQAPVVMVNLMRFRERSLDGDGSGWDAYLRYSALTVPMIKARGGTLLWTGDAKAVALGAEAGNQWDYLALVYYPDVAAFIDMMTSTDYETNCDPHRTNGCAEHVIIATKEAYSKFKVG